ACATGCTctcaatttggtttttttattagaAACAAAGATGCCCTATCAATCAAATGTGATCCTTAATACTTTGGTCCACACATCAGTTTGGTCCTCTCATCGTATTTCTTCAAAATCTTAGATAAAATTGATGACCTGACAAATTTTAAAGGGGTATTTTCGTCAAAATACAAACTATCCACCCATTACACAAAGTAAGCTCACATAATTTGCTCAATAAGGCTATCTGCCCCAAACGTTGGAGGGAATATGGCCTTATTCACCAAAACACATGGACTTTAGAACTAAAATGAGCTATATTTATATGACAATATCCCTTTAAAGTTGTTCACGAGATGACACATGATTAATTTTACTTGAAGTTTATCGGAATGCGATAAGAGGGACCAAATTGATGTGTAGACCAAAATATGAAGAACCACGTTGATTGATTTGAGAGTGTGAGAACTAAAATGAAGACTTTTAAAAGCTAAGGAACCActtgttgttttcatttttccggagacaaaatatataattatttttctttcttaatttgagttttgcagttaattgtgaattttttaaaatttttatttttctgagagagagattaaTTATGTTAAATATTCATTCCGGTTTAGCTtcattgaaatttgacaatgtgCCCATttgaggaaaaagaaacaaacatatttatatatattttaggaTGATATTGTCGATTTGACAGCTACTAAGGTATCCCTGGTTTTTTTCTTAACCCCTAATCTTAAATGAATTACATTTAATTTCTCAATATTACGTGGGAAAGTTGCCATAATTCACTGGCTGAAGTGTTCATCGCCCAAAAACCATCCAATTGCTCAATTGTCCAGAACCAGATATTCATACGTACTCATTGCCATATACAATGCCTCTCATCATTTTGCATCCCCTCATACTTCTCCACATACCCGCTGAACCCGCTTCCCCTCTGTTCTTCATTGTCTCAGTGATCACCTGCATTTGAAGTTTCTTCGCGAACCTAGGTTTTTATTTCTCTCACCCTCTTCATTATTCGGCCTTTTTTGTTCACCAGTGCCATTTATTGATTGCAACGTTATAATGAAGGTCTGATCTTTGCGTTTCgtttctgtttttgccttttggtGATATTGAATTGATATTCAAGTTTTTCATGACAATTTCTCAAATGGGTATTCATTAAATTGTACAATTAATTATATGCTCCTTTCGTTGTATGATCTGAAAACGCGTTTGAAATGGTCTTCTCCGTGTTGCAAGTTTCAGCTTCCATAGTTCAAATTGAACACAACTTGGCAACAACGCAGCAAAGAATGCGAAAGTTGGTCTGAATGAGAGGTTCTGTGTTGCCTTCGGTCCAGATGAAAAAATCCTTTGCATGGCGGCCGCAATTGATGAAGGATATTATGATCATGTCTAAGTCAAGGCCTCGTCCACCATTGAAAAGACCAACATGGATTATTGCATTGATTTCGTTcgtctgtgttttttttactgtAGCCTATTTCTACCCACCGAGAAGCTCTGCCACCTGCTATCTCTTTTCTTCTAGTGGTTGTACTGTGTTTGGAAAGGATCCACCTGGTCCTGCAAGGGAATTGACTGATGATGAGACTGCATCTGATGTTGTAGTTAAGGAAATTCTCAAGACACCTCCTCTTCAATCAAAGAACCCCAAAATTGCTTTCATGTTTTTAACTCCTGGTACATTACCTTTTGAGGAGTTGTGGGAAAATTTCTTTCAAGTAAGGTTTTGCCTTTATGttattcttttttcccttttgagtTCATCACATTTTGGTATTTGTTATTTCCATAAGCGGTCGTCCTTTGTTCATATATTTACGAAAAGAAACGTATGAATGTATTTGTTTAACTGCATTAAGAAGTTTGGTAGTCAGGCGCTGTAGTTTAGGCATATTTCCTTGACCTGCCATTCACTGAGCAGTACTGGCAGATGTTTAGTAACTAAAATGCTCAAGTAATTTGATGGAATTGATGCTCACCTCTGCAATGTAATGGTATCTCATGAGATTACAGTTTCTCTTTTTCCAGAGTTTAGAATTAATGTCGAACTAGGGCCAGTCTTTTGACCACCTGAGGAAATGTCGAACTAGGGCCAGTCTGTTAACTTGAGACTTATCGGAGGAGTATGTTACTCAGGAGATATGATAAACATGTGCTAGGCTTGGTGTGTTCAACACCAGTTTCAATGAAAACCGTACAAAATTCGTTTTAATATAATCTATATATAGCACTTGAATCTCCATTTCTTTATGCTTCGTGTTGAGTTCTCTAGCATCTAGTGAGAACTTGAAGTAAGAACTCAAGCTAGGGTAAGTAATTGGTTGACCTTTTTATGATTATATTATAGATACATGCTAAAGTAAAACGAAGTACCTACTTGTGttgatattttcttaaattatataaaaagcCATTTACTTTGTAAGCTAATTCACAGTCTAACAAAAATATCATGGTGCCTAGGGCCATGAGGACAAATTCACTGTTTATGTACATGCTTCTAAGCAAAAACCAGTACATGTGAGCCGTTATTTTGTTGACAGAGACGTACATAGTGAGCAGGTACGTAGAAGCCTCTCATGACATTTTTACAGTTCAACATTATTTTATCAGTAACCAGTACACATGGTTTTCTTTAAAGATGccattaataataaatttgcaGGTCGTTTGGGGAAAATTTTCGATGGTTGAGGCAGAGAAGAGACTTTTGGCAAATGCACTTTTAGACCCTGACAACCAACATTTTGTCTTGCTGTCTGATAGGTCATTGCATTGTAAACATTTACAATTGTGACTTTTGCATGAGGTTTTTATGATGGAATTTTGCTAGTTCTTTCATTGATTTTACTTTACATTTTTGGTTTCAGTTGTATACCACTGCATAACTTCGATTATGTATATAACTATCTCATGTACACAAACGTCAGCTTTATTGATTGGTAAGCAAACTATATTTTAGGAAGTAAACCAAATGGAACTCTAAAAATTCCTTCCAATTATTTGTGTTAAATCTCTTATTCTGGTGTACTTGAACAATTGCTTATTCCATGTATTTagctctctatctctctctttctctctctctctctctctctctctctctctctctctctctctctctctagttttGTTGATCCTGGTCCACATGGAACTGGCCGGTATTCAGAACATATGTTGCCTGAAGTTGAAAAGAAGGATTTTCGGAAGGGTTCACAGGTACATTTGTGAATTTATGTAGAAACTTGTGGATGAAGAACTTTTCTGAATTTATTTACTGGTGTCTCATACAAGCCTGCTTATATAATCAACAGTAGTGCCAACTGCTAAAGTCCCCTCTACTATAAGAATTTCTTAGAAGTTAAAGGTTCTAAGGGGTATAAAACAAAGTTGGTTACTGCAGGTAGTTGCATCTATGTCAATTTAATAACCTTGTTGTTGACTCAGCTAATTGCTTTAAGCCTATTTCTTGAATGATAACTGGAGTTTGAAGCACTGGATTTAGGAATATACATGACCTGTAAGTTAACCTATGACCTATGCTAAACGTATATGATTTGATTAGTGCAACATTTCAGACTGGCTTTAATTTAGATCTGGTGTCATCTGGGAAGTAAAATTTAGACTCAATGCAATGTGTTAAAGCTTAGTCGATGGGGCAAGATATTCCTTTTCAGGCTGCATGTGGAGCCACAAAAGAAGATGGATTACTTGCTGTACTTACAAATATTTTCCTTCCATTGAATTATCGATACGTTTCGAAAATCATTTCTTAAGTGTATATTTCCATGTTAGACACCAAGGtgcaaaatttcaaattggcTTCATTTATATCTGGTTGCATCCTACCCCCCCTCCTATTGAAACTAGAAAAGAAGCTGGATGAATAATTGCAAATAGGTCTCAGAGTTGTAAAACCAGTTCTTATGAGTATATTTATGATTCGTAGAATCTTGTCACTTGTTCTTTATAAGTCACATGAGCTTCTTTATCCTATCTTTCTTGTCCCAAGTGTATGAATGATTGCAATGTTTGGATTgatttcttgttcttgttcacGTTTATTGTCTCCTTTTGACAGAGCATTTGATCAACAAGAGCTTTGGTATATAATGTGCTCATTGATCAGATGCAGATTTGTGCAAGGACAGTTGATATGTCTCGTATATGGTTGGTTTTAACTGACATTTGCACTGCAGTGGTTCTCTATGAAGCGGCAACATGCAATTGTCATGATGGCAGATAGTCTTTACTATACAAAGTTCAAGCTTTACTGCAGGGTAATCTGTTTGTTATGATATGCTTTTGGCATCATTAAGTTAGGCCTTATCTAGAGTAAATTCTTTGAACAccaaatatttgtattttatattttaagaaTCCTACTCTCCAAAATTCAAACTATTTACATCTATTGTTAGTCCTGCCTTGCTAGTTTTGGATTGAACTCGATGCTGTTTCTGACTTTCTCAGCCAAACATGGATGGGCGCAACTGCTATTCGGACGAGCATTACCTGCCAACTTTCTTTCAAGTCAGCACAACAAACCTTCTCCGTTTGCTTGCCATTACAACTGCATTTCACTGCTTTCTAATTTCTTTGCTGCCActacttctctttttcattttccattaATGGTTTTCAGATGAAAGATCCTAGTGGACTTGCGAATTGGTCAGTAACATATGTTGATTGGTCCGAAGGGAAGTGGCATCCAAGAGCATATAGAACTCAGGATGTTACTTATGACCTCCTTAGGAACATCACGGTATGGTTtcgaaattttttctttcttaacaATCACTTCATTTTCATGTGACATGCCATTCACTTAGTGCCACTCTCTCACCCATTTCAGTCCATCGCTGAGAGCACACATATTACAAGCGAAGACAAGGTACAAATGAACCTTTTAGAGTTGGATCAAACAAGTTGGCTTGCTTGTGGTAAAAGTAATCAGTAATGCTAGGGTCATTAAATTTGTTTGCAAAATGATGTGGCAGCTCTATCGGCACCTCATTTATTTCTAACTACATATCGTATCATCCTGCACACATCATTTGGTGAATAAATTTGACGACtctaataatatttttgttgtgGTAATGCTTTCTGTAATTTGGGAAGACAgactttgaaattttgatttttggtctGCATTGAATGCTGCAGAAGCAATTACTGACCACTCCTTGCTTGTGGAATGGGATGAAGAGACCCTGTTTTCTATTTGCCAGAAAGTTTTATCCTGAAACTTTGGGGAAACTGCTGCAGCTTTTCTCCAATTACACAAAAgtctaaattttcttttggttctgTCAATGTCAAATGCTTCCTCGTCATCCCTCAGTTCTGGTACATAGCTCCCTTGATTATACATTGCCACTTTCAACACATTCTTTGGATCCTTGGTTGGATAGATTTTTGCCATGTCAGTGAAGCTGTCAAGATATATGGCTTGGATTAGTGGTTGAGAGGATGCTTGTTGTagattggttttttttgtttatgtatttTAAATTACTGAATGTTGAATGATAAATTCATTCAATTTCAGGTTTTTGACATTGTTCCAAATCTCCCAGCCTTAGAAATAGGCTAGAAGTTGTACTGAATTGTGAGTGTGCCACTATTAGCATTGTAAAACCCTAATAGACTTGAATAAAATTAAGTAACTTGCGCACCAAGAAATCTGACTTCCAACCAAGCAATTGTGTATTGAATGGGGAATTGGTTCAATGTtgattcttttctatgcctcaAGACAAATGAGGACTTTAATATTTCTCTAATACAAACTAAAGGAAATAAATGACAATATTCAATAAACAAAGGGCCAAATCTAAGAGATCGGATTAGAACTGGGACTGCTATCACCTTGGGCTACTTCTGGATTGCAAGAACGGCTTCATAGTGTTGAGAGGTCTAGTAACAATCAAAAGATGGGGTCAAAACTTCGTAATGCAATTGAGAACAACACCTTCAATTGATATAGATCAATTGGGAATCGATACCAACGTCGAAATATCAATAACCTATGTGCCTTGAAGGAAGGATTAAGGTTTGTATTGAGGCTATTGTTGATAAGTTGCGCGTCTAGGCAATGAATTATTCTctcatttttatattacttttGCCTTAACTCATAGGTAATCGTCAGCTAGGGATAGGGAACGACATTGATGAAGATCATACCTGATCAATTAAGATCAATTATCTATTTACCTTGCCTTTGTTGCTTCTAAGAAAAGATAAGATCCATCTTTAATTCTAGGTAATTATCAATTTAATAGATAATTCAGTTTTTAAGCAATTCGAAGTGGCTCAAAGACTTTATTTTATCCAATAGCTTTGAGCTGAGGGTTGGAAACGGGCAAACATTGCGCCCTAAGCCCAATAGGCTCAATTACCATTAAGGTAATCTTGGACATACGTTGTCTTcaattatggtgtgtttactaattaggaattggaattctcaTTAGGAACTGAATTCCACTTATGGAGGATTCTTGCATTTACTTCACATCAAGGAATTGGGAAGTTAGTGGGGCccacacaaaattagaaattgaactcctgattttggaggaattcaattcttgggtgggaggtggtattctaattcctaAAGAACTAACCCATTaagaattcatcttttttacccattatatcctcacacaattttaaaattttaaaattgccatctactttaacccaacaacgaggacattttagtaattagcaTCATTCCTACCTCaattccatatggtttagtaaacaacttcaataggaatcctAACCTTAATCCATatgatttagtaaacaacttcaaaagGAATCcggaatctaattctcctcaatccaactccTTATCAATTCCATTCATTCTCAATTCAATTTGTCCTAATCCAATTACGGATTAATAAACATGCCATTAGAGTAATTGTCGTCTAGGCAAACGCCATTTCCGTCTTCAACTCCTTTTGAAATTTTACAATCCTGCCCTAGATTTCCTTTGAAAGGTCACTATTTTGATTCTAAGTCTGAAAGGTTGGAGCTTTATCTATGAAGGAACCCATACCAGTTACCGTTTTAGACCCAACTAATTTActtctttacttttcattttatatctttttcttctttaataaGCATCCAAATTTCTTAACTTTCAATACCATGTTTCCTGCACTGCTAACTTTCAGCAACTTGGCATTAATAATCTTCTCCAGGAACCAATACTTCTACTGTGTACCAAAATGTAATCGGTATAGAGATATGCATAGTTTTAAATCTTGAAAACATTTACTTGCATGTCGCAGTATACAAAACTTGCTTTTCCTCTCTCAGTTTCTTATACAAAATGCTCACTGATAACACGAGCGTCTTCTTCCTTGGTACAAACAACAATATCTTGTTTGAATGAAACCTACTGACCAGTGAACCCTGGGGAGCTCATATAGGTTATGTTTCGAGCATCTCACCTCTTGTTGCGATGGAATTGCAAAATCATGCTTTCAACGTCCCTCTGATGCTAACAGTTTATGGCTGAACAAGACTGGCgctaaaaatgaataaataattatatgtaaAAAATTATCATCTCCAGGATTTCCAAGCCTTGCTCATTTTAGCACCAAGATATCTCATGCCATTAATGCCACCAGCAGCCAGGAGACCAGACACGGCCTGTCTTGCACTCGAAACCATGATCTTTCGCCGCAGAATAG
Above is a genomic segment from Prunus dulcis chromosome 7, ALMONDv2, whole genome shotgun sequence containing:
- the LOC117634735 gene encoding glycosyltransferase BC10-like isoform X1 encodes the protein MRGSVLPSVQMKKSFAWRPQLMKDIMIMSKSRPRPPLKRPTWIIALISFVCVFFTVAYFYPPRSSATCYLFSSSGCTVFGKDPPGPARELTDDETASDVVVKEILKTPPLQSKNPKIAFMFLTPGTLPFEELWENFFQGHEDKFTVYVHASKQKPVHVSRYFVDRDVHSEQMPLIINLQVVWGKFSMVEAEKRLLANALLDPDNQHFVLLSDSCIPLHNFDYVYNYLMYTNVSFIDCFVDPGPHGTGRYSEHMLPEVEKKDFRKGSQWFSMKRQHAIVMMADSLYYTKFKLYCRPNMDGRNCYSDEHYLPTFFQMKDPSGLANWSVTYVDWSEGKWHPRAYRTQDVTYDLLRNITSIAESTHITSEDKKQLLTTPCLWNGMKRPCFLFARKFYPETLGKLLQLFSNYTKV
- the LOC117634735 gene encoding glycosyltransferase BC10-like isoform X2, whose amino-acid sequence is MRGSVLPSVQMKKSFAWRPQLMKDIMIMSKSRPRPPLKRPTWIIALISFVCVFFTVAYFYPPRSSATCYLFSSSGCTVFGKDPPGPARELTDDETASDVVVKEILKTPPLQSKNPKIAFMFLTPGTLPFEELWENFFQGHEDKFTVYVHASKQKPVHVSRYFVDRDVHSEQVVWGKFSMVEAEKRLLANALLDPDNQHFVLLSDSCIPLHNFDYVYNYLMYTNVSFIDCFVDPGPHGTGRYSEHMLPEVEKKDFRKGSQWFSMKRQHAIVMMADSLYYTKFKLYCRPNMDGRNCYSDEHYLPTFFQMKDPSGLANWSVTYVDWSEGKWHPRAYRTQDVTYDLLRNITSIAESTHITSEDKKQLLTTPCLWNGMKRPCFLFARKFYPETLGKLLQLFSNYTKV